The proteins below are encoded in one region of Coffea arabica cultivar ET-39 chromosome 4c, Coffea Arabica ET-39 HiFi, whole genome shotgun sequence:
- the LOC113738637 gene encoding uncharacterized protein isoform X3 produces the protein MDESGEEEITEAQKQRAESNRRAALAKRKAAALAATSTTSSTVAAVTTTNYNSNANQFQSAWKLFKCQKLSSSGRKCSDFRKPLISPPSTEKFRARLEICSPDSFFITPLPVPGFPYPGDEACFEKLSDWLSNVVPPHYTQNNEGGRACKYSLGEYESVLKLLKNCEGVECEEIPWGTFNVIETMLHSYSAGKWIPHRPEFLTDEKVNELIRNLPKKLLDALLPFQVEGVQFGLRRGGRCLIADEMGLGKTLQAIAIAGCFSNEGPILIVCPAILRYSWAEELERWLPFCLPSDIHLVFCHQDNPTRLAKCPKVVVISYKMLHHLWRSMLQQEWATLIVDESHHLRCTKKRSEPEEIKSVLDVAMKVRHLILLSGTPSLSRPFDIFHQINMLWPGLLGETKYDFAKTYCSVKLVNGCQGKVFQDFSKGIRLEELNVLLRQTVMIRRLKQHVLVQLPPIRRKIMRLVLRRTDVASAMAALGLVLAKSDFTSFLAALGVLDSDTSADDTEDKLSELSQDKSNIRDMMKKEDQILGLAKLSGFLEWLSIHPMLSGFDGEEVTEASFSSQKMIIFAHHHIVCDRIQEFLLEKGVEYIRIDAHVSSIDRKEAVQSFQTSKQVKIAIIGILAGGIGLTLTAAKNVVFLELPKEISNLNQAESRAHRIGQTKAVNIYIFCAKGTSDESRWQKLNKSLFEVSAVMNGKHAAIPEIKVEMISNIETTGITDKRDGDPVIQREGDNVVSAKNVMIPQIYCHIPGSWPSDQYCESYKVANRGSSGENGIGIVSSEVASPTLGCNAFSVAISETAGTISSHNLDDSEATQKNEKVHPQSEVELNSNASEPIEAASTSSVQVEYLRFEVSQYTGRIHLYSCIPGMDSRPRPLFLSFRPEELESEDLHEDVITQGKNCIQDDHRYRSAVLLFMKQWNQLRPIERRKLLVKPLQLPLSTELCYLMESLNHDKGGLLKCGSTRRITPLDEITSRLPSDAVLRKVHLCIGGTKKEKVYTQGWSTEDKPLCKFCQSPCMNENAKRPEYFEDLFCNLECYVEYSSRTKTKYLRQALFQVERGICTMCQLDCHGLVEKIKPLSHENRQQYIRVAAPKLAKCKKLFDKLIQDPTEGNAWHADHLVPVYQGGGECRLENMRTLCIACHADVTAAQCSERRITRADAKRELEAAMKKLDGPQMHDAIDSNLEFQKHQQVEAWDGIEEKELLVEVPGSAYSGAKANSTIENQEQENPRVKA, from the exons ATGGATGAATCAGGAGAAGAAGAAATCACAGAAGCGCAAAAACAGCGAGCCGAATCTAACCGTCGAGCCGCATTAGCCAAGCGGAAAGCCGCTGCTTTAGCCGCCACCTCCACCACCAGCTCCACCGTCGCCGCTGTCACCACCACCAACTATAATTCAAACGCCAATCAATTTCAGAGTGCTTGGAAGCTGTTTAAGTGCCAAAAACTCTCATCATCTGGACGAAAGTGCTCTGATTTTCGAAAACCACTAATTTCCCCTCCTTCAACTGAGAAATTTAGGGCTAGGCTTGAAATTTGCTCCCCTGATTCATTCTTCATCACGCCTCTGCCTGTTCCAGGGTTTCCGTATCCCGGTGATGAAGCCTGCTTCGAGAAGCTCAGTGATTGGCTATctaat GTTGTACCACCCCACTATACCCAGAACAATGAAGGTGGAAGGGCCTGCAAATATAGCCTTGGGGAGTATGAATCAGTCTTGAAGTTGTTGAAGAACTGTGAAGGCGTTGAATGTGAAGAGATACCTTGGGGAACTTTTAATGTGATTGAAACAATGTTACATTCCTATAGCGCTGGCAAATGGATACCTCATAGGCCTGAATTTCTTACTGATGAGAAGGTTAATGAATTGATCAGGAACCTCCCCAAAAAGTTGCTTGACGCGCTACTGCCTTTTCAAGTTGAAGGTGTTCAATTTGGCTTAAGGAGGGGAGGGCGATGTCTAATAGCAGATGAGATGGGACTTGGTAAAACTCTACAG GCTATTGCAATAGCAGGCTGCTTCAGTAATGAAGGTCCTATACTTATTGTCTGCCCAGCTATTTTGAGATACTCATGGGCTGAAGAATTGGAGCGCTGGCTTCCTTTCTGTTTGCCTTCTGATATTCATCTTG TTTTTTGCCATCAAGATAATCCTACACGTTTAGCTAAATGTCCCAAGGTAGTGGTCATTTCATACAAAATGCTTCATCATTTGTGGAGGAGCATGTTGCAACAAGAGTGGGCTACTCTGATTGTTGATGAGTCACATCATCTACGTTGTACAAAGAAGAGATCAGAACCAGAAGAG ATAAAATCTGTGCTTGATGTGGCAATGAAGGTCAGGCATTTAATCCTACTATCTGGGACTCCCTCCTTATCAAG GCCATTCGACATTTTTCATCAGATAAATATGTTATG GCCGGGCTTGCTTGGGGAGACCAAATATGATTTTGCAAAGACATACTGCTCAGTTAAACTTGTTAATGGTTGTCAAGGGAAGGTTTTTCAG GATTTCTCAAAGGGCATACGTTTGGAGGAGTTAAATGTTCTCTTAAGGCAAACTGTCATG ATAAGGCGTTTGAAGCAGCATGTGCTGGTACAGCTACCACCCATACGCCGGAAAATAATGAGATTAGTTTTGAGGAGAACTGATGTTGCTTCTGCCATGGCTGCTCTTGGATTGGTTTTAGCAAAATCAGATTTTACTTCTTTCCTGGCTGCACTTGGTGTGCTCGATAGTGACACTTCTGCAGATGATACTGAAGATAAACTTTCTGAACTTAGTCAAG ATAAAAGCAACATTCGAGACATGATGAAAAAGGAGGACCAAATACTGGGTCTAGCGAAACTGTCGGGATTCCTTGAGTGGCTCTCTATACATCCAATGCTTTCAGGGTTTGATGGTGAGGAAGTTACAGAAGCTAGTTTCAGTTCAcaaaaaatgataatatttgCTCATCACCATATTGTGTGTGACAGAATACAG GAGTTTCTATTGGAGAAAGGAGTGGAATATATCCGAATTGATGCACATGTATCGTCTATTGACAGGAAGGAAGCTGTTCAATCCTTTCAAACATCAAAACAG GTTAAGATTGCTATAATTGGAATATTAGCTGGAGGCATTGGACTTACCTTGACAGCAGCAAAAAATGTTGTTTTCTTAGAGTTGCCCAAGGAAATCTCTAACTTGAACCAG GCTGAATCTAGAGCTCATAGGATTGGACAGACGAAAGCagtcaatatatatattttttgtgcaaag GGTACTTCAGATGAATCTCGGTGGCAAAAGTTGAATAAGAGTCTGTTTGAAGTTTCGGCTGTAATGAATGGGAAACATGCTGCAATACCTGAAATCAAG GTTGAAATGATTTCCAATATTGAAACAACTGGAATAACTGATAAGAGAGATGGTGATCCAGTTATACAGAGGGAAGGAGACAATGTGGTTTCTGCTAAAAATGTTATGATACCCCAGATTTACTGTCATATACCAGGTTCATGGccttctgatcaatattgcgaATCTTATAAAGTGGCAAACAGAGGGAGTAGTGGGGAGAATGGAATTGGTATTGTATCTTCTGAAGTG GCTAGTCCAACCCTGGGCTGCAATGCGTTTTCAGTCGCTATCAGTGAAACTGCCGGAACAATTTCTTCACATAATTTAGATGATAGTGAAGCAACCCAAAAAAATGAGAAG GTGCACCCACAAAGTGAGGTAGAATTAAACAGCAATGCCTCTGAGCCAATTGAGGCTGCTTCAACTAGCTCTGTACAAGTAGAGTATCTGCGCTTTGAG GTGAGCCAATATACTGGAAGGATCCACTTATACTCTTGCATACCTGGAATGGATTCAAGGCCACGACCACTTTTTTTGAGTTTCAGGCCTGAAGAACTTGAGTCAGAAGACCTTCATGAGGATGTTATAACACAGGGAAAAAATTGTATACAAGATGATCATAGGTACCGATCTGCAGTCTTATTGTTTATGAAGCAATGGAACCAGTTGAGGCCTATAGAACGTAGGAAATTGCTGGTGAAGCCTTTGCAGTTGCCCTTGTCCACTGAACTGTGCTATCTGATGGAATCCCTCAACCATGATAAAGGG GGACTGCTCAAATGTGGAAGTACCAGACGTATTACACCTTTAGATGAGATAACCAGCCGCTTACCATCAGATGCAGTTTTGAGAAAGGTCCATCTATGTATTGGCGGCACCAAAAAGGAGAAAGTCTACACACAAGGGTGGTCTACTGAGGACAAACCACTCTGCAAGTTCTGCCAAAGTCCTTGCAT GAATGAGAATGCTAAGAGGCCTGAATATTTCGAGGATCTTTTCTGTAACCTAGAATGCTATGTAGAATATAGCTCGAGAACCAAAACGAAATACCTTAGACAG GCACTTTTCCAAGTCGAACGTGGCATTTGCACAATGTGTCAACTAGACTGCCATGGACTTGTGGAGAAAATTAAGCCTCTATCACATGAGAATCGACAACAGTATATAAGAGTAGCTGCTCCAAAGTTAGCAAAGTGCAAAAAGCT ATTTGACAAGCTTATTCAAGATCCCACGGAGGGCAATGCATGGCATGCAGACCATCTTGTACCTGTATATCAAGGAGGAG GTGAATGCAGACTAGAGAATATGCGGACCCTTTGCATTGCTTGCCATGCAGATGTTACTGCTGCACAATGTTCTGAACGACGTATAACAAGAGCAGATGCAAAGAGAGAACTTGAGGCTGCAATGAAGAAATTGGATGGTCCTCAAATGCATGACGCAATTGACAGCAATCTAGAG TTTCAGAAACATCAACAGGTCGAAGCTTGGGATGGTATAGAAGAGAAGGAACTTTTAGTTGAGGTTCCAGGGAGCGCATATTCCGGTGCAAAGGCTAATAGTACCATAGAAAATCAAGAACAAGAAAACCCTCGAGTTAAAGCATGA
- the LOC113738637 gene encoding uncharacterized protein isoform X4, producing the protein MDESGEEEITEAQKQRAESNRRAALAKRKAAALAATSTTSSTVAAVTTTNYNSNANQFQSAWKLFKCQKLSSSGRKCSDFRKPLISPPSTEKFRARLEICSPDSFFITPLPVPGFPYPGDEACFEKLSDWLSNVVPPHYTQNNEGGRACKYSLGEYESVLKLLKNCEGVECEEIPWGTFNVIETMLHSYSAGKWIPHRPEFLTDEKVNELIRNLPKKLLDALLPFQVEGVQFGLRRGGRCLIADEMGLGKTLQAIAIAGCFSNEGPILIVCPAILRYSWAEELERWLPFCLPSDIHLVFCHQDNPTRLAKCPKVVVISYKMLHHLWRSMLQQEWATLIVDESHHLRCTKKRSEPEEIKSVLDVAMKVRHLILLSGTPSLSRPFDIFHQINMLWPGLLGETKYDFAKTYCSVKLVNGCQGKVFQDFSKGIRLEELNVLLRQTVMIRRLKQHVLVQLPPIRRKIMRLVLRRTDVASAMAALGLVLAKSDFTSFLAALGVLDSDTSADDTEDKLSELSQDKSNIRDMMKKEDQILGLAKLSGFLEWLSIHPMLSGFDGEEVTEASFSSQKMIIFAHHHIVCDRIQEFLLEKGVEYIRIDAHVSSIDRKEAVQSFQTSKQVKIAIIGILAGGIGLTLTAAKNVVFLELPKEISNLNQAESRAHRIGQTKAVNIYIFCAKGTSDESRWQKLNKSLFEVSAVMNGKHAAIPEIKVEMISNIETTGITDKRDGDPVIQREGDNVVSAKNVMIPQIYCHIPGSWPSDQYCESYKVANRGSSGENGIGIVSSEVVSLPSEASPTLGCNAFSVAISETAGTISSHNLDDSEATQKNEKVHPQSEVELNSNASEPIEAASTSSVQVEYLRFEVSQYTGRIHLYSCIPGMDSRPRPLFLSFRPEELESEDLHEDVITQGKNCIQDDHRYRSAVLLFMKQWNQLRPIERRKLLVKPLQLPLSTELCYLMESLNHDKGGLLKCGSTRRITPLDEITSRLPSDAVLRKVHLCIGGTKKEKVYTQGWSTEDKPLCKFCQSPCIFDKLIQDPTEGNAWHADHLVPVYQGGGECRLENMRTLCIACHADVTAAQCSERRITRADAKRELEAAMKKLDGPQMHDAIDSNLEFQKHQQVEAWDGIEEKELLVEVPGSAYSGAKANSTIENQEQENPRVKA; encoded by the exons ATGGATGAATCAGGAGAAGAAGAAATCACAGAAGCGCAAAAACAGCGAGCCGAATCTAACCGTCGAGCCGCATTAGCCAAGCGGAAAGCCGCTGCTTTAGCCGCCACCTCCACCACCAGCTCCACCGTCGCCGCTGTCACCACCACCAACTATAATTCAAACGCCAATCAATTTCAGAGTGCTTGGAAGCTGTTTAAGTGCCAAAAACTCTCATCATCTGGACGAAAGTGCTCTGATTTTCGAAAACCACTAATTTCCCCTCCTTCAACTGAGAAATTTAGGGCTAGGCTTGAAATTTGCTCCCCTGATTCATTCTTCATCACGCCTCTGCCTGTTCCAGGGTTTCCGTATCCCGGTGATGAAGCCTGCTTCGAGAAGCTCAGTGATTGGCTATctaat GTTGTACCACCCCACTATACCCAGAACAATGAAGGTGGAAGGGCCTGCAAATATAGCCTTGGGGAGTATGAATCAGTCTTGAAGTTGTTGAAGAACTGTGAAGGCGTTGAATGTGAAGAGATACCTTGGGGAACTTTTAATGTGATTGAAACAATGTTACATTCCTATAGCGCTGGCAAATGGATACCTCATAGGCCTGAATTTCTTACTGATGAGAAGGTTAATGAATTGATCAGGAACCTCCCCAAAAAGTTGCTTGACGCGCTACTGCCTTTTCAAGTTGAAGGTGTTCAATTTGGCTTAAGGAGGGGAGGGCGATGTCTAATAGCAGATGAGATGGGACTTGGTAAAACTCTACAG GCTATTGCAATAGCAGGCTGCTTCAGTAATGAAGGTCCTATACTTATTGTCTGCCCAGCTATTTTGAGATACTCATGGGCTGAAGAATTGGAGCGCTGGCTTCCTTTCTGTTTGCCTTCTGATATTCATCTTG TTTTTTGCCATCAAGATAATCCTACACGTTTAGCTAAATGTCCCAAGGTAGTGGTCATTTCATACAAAATGCTTCATCATTTGTGGAGGAGCATGTTGCAACAAGAGTGGGCTACTCTGATTGTTGATGAGTCACATCATCTACGTTGTACAAAGAAGAGATCAGAACCAGAAGAG ATAAAATCTGTGCTTGATGTGGCAATGAAGGTCAGGCATTTAATCCTACTATCTGGGACTCCCTCCTTATCAAG GCCATTCGACATTTTTCATCAGATAAATATGTTATG GCCGGGCTTGCTTGGGGAGACCAAATATGATTTTGCAAAGACATACTGCTCAGTTAAACTTGTTAATGGTTGTCAAGGGAAGGTTTTTCAG GATTTCTCAAAGGGCATACGTTTGGAGGAGTTAAATGTTCTCTTAAGGCAAACTGTCATG ATAAGGCGTTTGAAGCAGCATGTGCTGGTACAGCTACCACCCATACGCCGGAAAATAATGAGATTAGTTTTGAGGAGAACTGATGTTGCTTCTGCCATGGCTGCTCTTGGATTGGTTTTAGCAAAATCAGATTTTACTTCTTTCCTGGCTGCACTTGGTGTGCTCGATAGTGACACTTCTGCAGATGATACTGAAGATAAACTTTCTGAACTTAGTCAAG ATAAAAGCAACATTCGAGACATGATGAAAAAGGAGGACCAAATACTGGGTCTAGCGAAACTGTCGGGATTCCTTGAGTGGCTCTCTATACATCCAATGCTTTCAGGGTTTGATGGTGAGGAAGTTACAGAAGCTAGTTTCAGTTCAcaaaaaatgataatatttgCTCATCACCATATTGTGTGTGACAGAATACAG GAGTTTCTATTGGAGAAAGGAGTGGAATATATCCGAATTGATGCACATGTATCGTCTATTGACAGGAAGGAAGCTGTTCAATCCTTTCAAACATCAAAACAG GTTAAGATTGCTATAATTGGAATATTAGCTGGAGGCATTGGACTTACCTTGACAGCAGCAAAAAATGTTGTTTTCTTAGAGTTGCCCAAGGAAATCTCTAACTTGAACCAG GCTGAATCTAGAGCTCATAGGATTGGACAGACGAAAGCagtcaatatatatattttttgtgcaaag GGTACTTCAGATGAATCTCGGTGGCAAAAGTTGAATAAGAGTCTGTTTGAAGTTTCGGCTGTAATGAATGGGAAACATGCTGCAATACCTGAAATCAAG GTTGAAATGATTTCCAATATTGAAACAACTGGAATAACTGATAAGAGAGATGGTGATCCAGTTATACAGAGGGAAGGAGACAATGTGGTTTCTGCTAAAAATGTTATGATACCCCAGATTTACTGTCATATACCAGGTTCATGGccttctgatcaatattgcgaATCTTATAAAGTGGCAAACAGAGGGAGTAGTGGGGAGAATGGAATTGGTATTGTATCTTCTGAAGTGGTAAGCCTTCCATCAGAG GCTAGTCCAACCCTGGGCTGCAATGCGTTTTCAGTCGCTATCAGTGAAACTGCCGGAACAATTTCTTCACATAATTTAGATGATAGTGAAGCAACCCAAAAAAATGAGAAG GTGCACCCACAAAGTGAGGTAGAATTAAACAGCAATGCCTCTGAGCCAATTGAGGCTGCTTCAACTAGCTCTGTACAAGTAGAGTATCTGCGCTTTGAG GTGAGCCAATATACTGGAAGGATCCACTTATACTCTTGCATACCTGGAATGGATTCAAGGCCACGACCACTTTTTTTGAGTTTCAGGCCTGAAGAACTTGAGTCAGAAGACCTTCATGAGGATGTTATAACACAGGGAAAAAATTGTATACAAGATGATCATAGGTACCGATCTGCAGTCTTATTGTTTATGAAGCAATGGAACCAGTTGAGGCCTATAGAACGTAGGAAATTGCTGGTGAAGCCTTTGCAGTTGCCCTTGTCCACTGAACTGTGCTATCTGATGGAATCCCTCAACCATGATAAAGGG GGACTGCTCAAATGTGGAAGTACCAGACGTATTACACCTTTAGATGAGATAACCAGCCGCTTACCATCAGATGCAGTTTTGAGAAAGGTCCATCTATGTATTGGCGGCACCAAAAAGGAGAAAGTCTACACACAAGGGTGGTCTACTGAGGACAAACCACTCTGCAAGTTCTGCCAAAGTCCTTGCAT ATTTGACAAGCTTATTCAAGATCCCACGGAGGGCAATGCATGGCATGCAGACCATCTTGTACCTGTATATCAAGGAGGAG GTGAATGCAGACTAGAGAATATGCGGACCCTTTGCATTGCTTGCCATGCAGATGTTACTGCTGCACAATGTTCTGAACGACGTATAACAAGAGCAGATGCAAAGAGAGAACTTGAGGCTGCAATGAAGAAATTGGATGGTCCTCAAATGCATGACGCAATTGACAGCAATCTAGAG TTTCAGAAACATCAACAGGTCGAAGCTTGGGATGGTATAGAAGAGAAGGAACTTTTAGTTGAGGTTCCAGGGAGCGCATATTCCGGTGCAAAGGCTAATAGTACCATAGAAAATCAAGAACAAGAAAACCCTCGAGTTAAAGCATGA
- the LOC113738637 gene encoding uncharacterized protein isoform X2 produces the protein MDESGEEEITEAQKQRAESNRRAALAKRKAAALAATSTTSSTVAAVTTTNYNSNANQFQSAWKLFKCQKLSSSGRKCSDFRKPLISPPSTEKFRARLEICSPDSFFITPLPVPGFPYPGDEACFEKLSDWLSNVVPPHYTQNNEGGRACKYSLGEYESVLKLLKNCEGVECEEIPWGTFNVIETMLHSYSAGKWIPHRPEFLTDEKVNELIRNLPKKLLDALLPFQVEGVQFGLRRGGRCLIADEMGLGKTLQAIAIAGCFSNEGPILIVCPAILRYSWAEELERWLPFCLPSDIHLVFCHQDNPTRLAKCPKVVVISYKMLHHLWRSMLQQEWATLIVDESHHLRCTKKRSEPEEIKSVLDVAMKVRHLILLSGTPSLSRPFDIFHQINMLWPGLLGETKYDFAKTYCSVKLVNGCQGKVFQDFSKGIRLEELNVLLRQTVMIRRLKQHVLVQLPPIRRKIMRLVLRRTDVASAMAALGLVLAKSDFTSFLAALGVLDSDTSADDTEDKLSELSQDKSNIRDMMKKEDQILGLAKLSGFLEWLSIHPMLSGFDGEEVTEASFSSQKMIIFAHHHIVCDRIQEFLLEKGVEYIRIDAHVSSIDRKEAVQSFQTSKQVKIAIIGILAGGIGLTLTAAKNVVFLELPKEISNLNQAESRAHRIGQTKAVNIYIFCAKGTSDESRWQKLNKSLFEVSAVMNGKHAAIPEIKVEMISNIETTGITDKRDGDPVIQREGDNVVSAKNVMIPQIYCHIPGSWPSDQYCESYKVANRGSSGENGIGIVSSEVVSLPSEASPTLGCNAFSVAISETAGTISSHNLDDSEATQKNEKVHPQSEVELNSNASEPIEAASTSSVQVEYLRFEVSQYTGRIHLYSCIPGMDSRPRPLFLSFRPEELESEDLHEDVITQGKNCIQDDHRYRSAVLLFMKQWNQLRPIERRKLLVKPLQLPLSTELCYLMESLNHDKGGLLKCGSTRRITPLDEITSRLPSDAVLRKVHLCIGGTKKEKVYTQGWSTEDKPLCKFCQSPCMNENAKRPEYFEDLFCNLECYVEYSSRTKTKYLRQALFQVERGICTMCQLDCHGLVEKIKPLSHENRQQYIRVAAPKLAKCKKLFDKLIQDPTEGNAWHADHLVPVYQGGGECRLENMRTLCIACHADVTAAQCSERRITRADAKRELEAAMKKLDGPQMHDAIDSNLEKHQQVEAWDGIEEKELLVEVPGSAYSGAKANSTIENQEQENPRVKA, from the exons ATGGATGAATCAGGAGAAGAAGAAATCACAGAAGCGCAAAAACAGCGAGCCGAATCTAACCGTCGAGCCGCATTAGCCAAGCGGAAAGCCGCTGCTTTAGCCGCCACCTCCACCACCAGCTCCACCGTCGCCGCTGTCACCACCACCAACTATAATTCAAACGCCAATCAATTTCAGAGTGCTTGGAAGCTGTTTAAGTGCCAAAAACTCTCATCATCTGGACGAAAGTGCTCTGATTTTCGAAAACCACTAATTTCCCCTCCTTCAACTGAGAAATTTAGGGCTAGGCTTGAAATTTGCTCCCCTGATTCATTCTTCATCACGCCTCTGCCTGTTCCAGGGTTTCCGTATCCCGGTGATGAAGCCTGCTTCGAGAAGCTCAGTGATTGGCTATctaat GTTGTACCACCCCACTATACCCAGAACAATGAAGGTGGAAGGGCCTGCAAATATAGCCTTGGGGAGTATGAATCAGTCTTGAAGTTGTTGAAGAACTGTGAAGGCGTTGAATGTGAAGAGATACCTTGGGGAACTTTTAATGTGATTGAAACAATGTTACATTCCTATAGCGCTGGCAAATGGATACCTCATAGGCCTGAATTTCTTACTGATGAGAAGGTTAATGAATTGATCAGGAACCTCCCCAAAAAGTTGCTTGACGCGCTACTGCCTTTTCAAGTTGAAGGTGTTCAATTTGGCTTAAGGAGGGGAGGGCGATGTCTAATAGCAGATGAGATGGGACTTGGTAAAACTCTACAG GCTATTGCAATAGCAGGCTGCTTCAGTAATGAAGGTCCTATACTTATTGTCTGCCCAGCTATTTTGAGATACTCATGGGCTGAAGAATTGGAGCGCTGGCTTCCTTTCTGTTTGCCTTCTGATATTCATCTTG TTTTTTGCCATCAAGATAATCCTACACGTTTAGCTAAATGTCCCAAGGTAGTGGTCATTTCATACAAAATGCTTCATCATTTGTGGAGGAGCATGTTGCAACAAGAGTGGGCTACTCTGATTGTTGATGAGTCACATCATCTACGTTGTACAAAGAAGAGATCAGAACCAGAAGAG ATAAAATCTGTGCTTGATGTGGCAATGAAGGTCAGGCATTTAATCCTACTATCTGGGACTCCCTCCTTATCAAG GCCATTCGACATTTTTCATCAGATAAATATGTTATG GCCGGGCTTGCTTGGGGAGACCAAATATGATTTTGCAAAGACATACTGCTCAGTTAAACTTGTTAATGGTTGTCAAGGGAAGGTTTTTCAG GATTTCTCAAAGGGCATACGTTTGGAGGAGTTAAATGTTCTCTTAAGGCAAACTGTCATG ATAAGGCGTTTGAAGCAGCATGTGCTGGTACAGCTACCACCCATACGCCGGAAAATAATGAGATTAGTTTTGAGGAGAACTGATGTTGCTTCTGCCATGGCTGCTCTTGGATTGGTTTTAGCAAAATCAGATTTTACTTCTTTCCTGGCTGCACTTGGTGTGCTCGATAGTGACACTTCTGCAGATGATACTGAAGATAAACTTTCTGAACTTAGTCAAG ATAAAAGCAACATTCGAGACATGATGAAAAAGGAGGACCAAATACTGGGTCTAGCGAAACTGTCGGGATTCCTTGAGTGGCTCTCTATACATCCAATGCTTTCAGGGTTTGATGGTGAGGAAGTTACAGAAGCTAGTTTCAGTTCAcaaaaaatgataatatttgCTCATCACCATATTGTGTGTGACAGAATACAG GAGTTTCTATTGGAGAAAGGAGTGGAATATATCCGAATTGATGCACATGTATCGTCTATTGACAGGAAGGAAGCTGTTCAATCCTTTCAAACATCAAAACAG GTTAAGATTGCTATAATTGGAATATTAGCTGGAGGCATTGGACTTACCTTGACAGCAGCAAAAAATGTTGTTTTCTTAGAGTTGCCCAAGGAAATCTCTAACTTGAACCAG GCTGAATCTAGAGCTCATAGGATTGGACAGACGAAAGCagtcaatatatatattttttgtgcaaag GGTACTTCAGATGAATCTCGGTGGCAAAAGTTGAATAAGAGTCTGTTTGAAGTTTCGGCTGTAATGAATGGGAAACATGCTGCAATACCTGAAATCAAG GTTGAAATGATTTCCAATATTGAAACAACTGGAATAACTGATAAGAGAGATGGTGATCCAGTTATACAGAGGGAAGGAGACAATGTGGTTTCTGCTAAAAATGTTATGATACCCCAGATTTACTGTCATATACCAGGTTCATGGccttctgatcaatattgcgaATCTTATAAAGTGGCAAACAGAGGGAGTAGTGGGGAGAATGGAATTGGTATTGTATCTTCTGAAGTGGTAAGCCTTCCATCAGAG GCTAGTCCAACCCTGGGCTGCAATGCGTTTTCAGTCGCTATCAGTGAAACTGCCGGAACAATTTCTTCACATAATTTAGATGATAGTGAAGCAACCCAAAAAAATGAGAAG GTGCACCCACAAAGTGAGGTAGAATTAAACAGCAATGCCTCTGAGCCAATTGAGGCTGCTTCAACTAGCTCTGTACAAGTAGAGTATCTGCGCTTTGAG GTGAGCCAATATACTGGAAGGATCCACTTATACTCTTGCATACCTGGAATGGATTCAAGGCCACGACCACTTTTTTTGAGTTTCAGGCCTGAAGAACTTGAGTCAGAAGACCTTCATGAGGATGTTATAACACAGGGAAAAAATTGTATACAAGATGATCATAGGTACCGATCTGCAGTCTTATTGTTTATGAAGCAATGGAACCAGTTGAGGCCTATAGAACGTAGGAAATTGCTGGTGAAGCCTTTGCAGTTGCCCTTGTCCACTGAACTGTGCTATCTGATGGAATCCCTCAACCATGATAAAGGG GGACTGCTCAAATGTGGAAGTACCAGACGTATTACACCTTTAGATGAGATAACCAGCCGCTTACCATCAGATGCAGTTTTGAGAAAGGTCCATCTATGTATTGGCGGCACCAAAAAGGAGAAAGTCTACACACAAGGGTGGTCTACTGAGGACAAACCACTCTGCAAGTTCTGCCAAAGTCCTTGCAT GAATGAGAATGCTAAGAGGCCTGAATATTTCGAGGATCTTTTCTGTAACCTAGAATGCTATGTAGAATATAGCTCGAGAACCAAAACGAAATACCTTAGACAG GCACTTTTCCAAGTCGAACGTGGCATTTGCACAATGTGTCAACTAGACTGCCATGGACTTGTGGAGAAAATTAAGCCTCTATCACATGAGAATCGACAACAGTATATAAGAGTAGCTGCTCCAAAGTTAGCAAAGTGCAAAAAGCT ATTTGACAAGCTTATTCAAGATCCCACGGAGGGCAATGCATGGCATGCAGACCATCTTGTACCTGTATATCAAGGAGGAG GTGAATGCAGACTAGAGAATATGCGGACCCTTTGCATTGCTTGCCATGCAGATGTTACTGCTGCACAATGTTCTGAACGACGTATAACAAGAGCAGATGCAAAGAGAGAACTTGAGGCTGCAATGAAGAAATTGGATGGTCCTCAAATGCATGACGCAATTGACAGCAATCTAGAG AAACATCAACAGGTCGAAGCTTGGGATGGTATAGAAGAGAAGGAACTTTTAGTTGAGGTTCCAGGGAGCGCATATTCCGGTGCAAAGGCTAATAGTACCATAGAAAATCAAGAACAAGAAAACCCTCGAGTTAAAGCATGA